The window cggagggacgcgGTCGGGATCTGGCGGGCTGGCGGAGCTCCAGGCGCACCtgagggcgcagcgcgagcgagaagagaaggcgcgaatGGGCCGTGCAAGCAGCGAAAGAGCGAGGCTGGAGCGAGCGCAGGCACTCCAGGCGACGGAGGGTCAGGCCCCACAGCGGCAGTCACAAAAAACGGCGtgggaggacgacgacgaagactgGTTTGCtgaaggcagcgacgaggacgcgcgcccCAGTGTGGAGGCGCAAGTCACAGATCCATTCTCCAGTACGACAGGGTCCTTGGAGCCCACGCACGCCTCTCTACCGCCGTTGGCGGCCCAGAGTCCCCCGGTCGCGCCCTTCGATGTGTCTGCCCGACGTGGAGCGGGTTCGCCTCGTCCAGCGGCGGCCTTGCGTCCCAGAGGTACGTTTTGTGGGGCCGCTGACGGCCCGCAAGGCGAAGCCTCTCCAGCCACACAGGCCTGGGACGCGTGGCGAGTGGCTGATGACGATTTCGATTTCTCGGAtgacgagaaggcgacgcaagAGAAGGCAGCGCTGGTGGAGCCGACGCTGGCTGTCTCGTCGCCTCGTCCCCCTTCGTCTGGGATTAACTCGTCCGCggtgccgcagcggccgcctgaATCGCctttcggcgtctcctctgtgaactcaggaggcgccgcaggtcAGGTGGCCGCGGAGGGACACCTGTGTCCTGCGACTGGGCTCGTTGTCCCCCTGTGGGTACGCCCCCGCCCTTCTCAGCCCCAGTTCTCGACCGCCAGAGGGGTtcgggcgctggcgccggcagcagtgCCCTTCCTGGCGAGCTGAGCGCGCGTCtaggcgcagcgggcgcctgcagcacggCAAACTCTTTCAAGGGGCGTCTTCTGGAGCCGCACAGGCCGGCGCTCTCGTCGGGAGCTCAGCCTGTCATGTCAGAGCCGGAAGGAAATCTAGCTTTCTCCCGTTCGACTGTCTCAGAAGGCTCCTCTCCGCCAGCTGCCGCCCCCGCTCGTCCAGTGCATGCATCCGACGCGGTGATACACGCCTCGGCAAGCGAATCGGCGCTGAGTGGCTCCGCGGGAgtcttttctgcgtcgccagcggaTCTGtggggaggcagcgcgcggcctcctgcggGAAACGCTCTGGCGaatccgccgcgcagcgagggagagccCAGTGGTcacgcctcgcaggcggtCGCTAGCGGGCCTCGTGTGTCTCCGCAGGGGGTGGCGTCACAGGTGCCCAGCCTCCAAGTCGCGGCTCCACCTGCGTCGGCCGGTCTCCACGGGGCGGGGCGGAGCGCGGCGGGACCCGCGGGCGCTTCTCacccgcagcggcgtctcgtCATCGGCAGCCAGggcgggctgcgcggcggcgcgtcgcctgagagggacgagacgccggcgcaagAAATCGACCTCGAAGACTTCCTCAACAGCTAAGCACtggaagcagaaaaaaccaGACGTACGCCCCAGACCATGTGCCTCACGAGAGGCCTCAGGAGAAtcgcgagcgcgaaggcaCGCCCTCGCGGGAGCAGTTTGAAATCGCTGAAGCGCGTGTGTTTCGTTCGTTGCGGCAGTCCGCCAACGTCCCGAGGCGTCacgggaggaggaaggcgcagatTTTTTACGTGTACCTGGCGCGGATTGCTCGCAGATTTCCACGAGTGCTTCGCCTGCGAATGCTCAGTGTGCTCTGGTCCCCCCATGTGTGCGCATCCAAGCATAGGTTTGTATGTGTTTGTCCTTCGGTAGGGGCATCTGCGTGGAGGTACGAATGGGGATTCCGCCGTGCTTAGGGGGGCGAATGGCTGATACAGCTGTACTCGtgggcgccgcgcttctcgtTTTCGTGCTTGatggcgccgcgtcggcacCGCACAGCCTCAGACTTTGCTGGATTCTGTCCGCGCACGTAGACAGACCTATTTCTATTTTGGAGCATGTAGACGCCGCAGCGTATTCGTATGTGAAGACGATCTTTTCGTgcgtctcgctgtcgcgcctcATGTGACAGAGTGCGCAGTTCGCAACTGACTGCGGCCGCCACGTGCGGCGCATCGGGGCCCGCGTTCAGAGAAGGCCAGAAGGATGATCTCCCTTGAGAGTTCGATgaaggcgcgtgcgcggcctcaACAACTCACACACGACTGGTCTTTCGGTCCATGAAGAGTCGAGACCCTTTCCGGTGAGTGTAGGAGCGTACGTTGCGGTGGAAGTGTAGCGTGCAGCTGTCTTTCTACGAGAGAGGGAGTGGGCATTTCGAAGAATAGCCCACGCCGTCCCTCTATCCTCCTGGCACGCACAGGTAGCCTCGTTGAGGATGGCCTTCCTTGCTCAGCGAGCCGCATCCCCGCGtttcgcgaggcgcgtgaACGCCGCCCGTCCGCGTCGCATCCCACAGGCGAGTTTGAGCCGAAATCCGTATCGCTTTAGACGCGGTAGCGCATCTCATCTGCGGGGCCGTGCGGTGGTgaagcgtctgcggctcACTCGATACAGCCTGAGAAGACTCGCCGCCACGTCGTAGGCGTGACTCACGGCAGCATGCAAAGCCGAAAAGCGGGGAGAGACTCCGCAGTTTTCTCAAAGGTCGGCGGAACTGCGCGGCCAACTACGGAGCCTCTTTACCAGGGTGCAACGCTAGGAGGACGGACAACGGCTGCGGAGGTGTGCTGCTGACTTGAAGTACGGGTTGGCAGCGCTTGAATAAATTTCAGTTCGAAGTGGAGTCCACAGGGGCAACGATAGACAAACGGTGGCGGATCCTCGGCATGGGCATACAGCTATTTCTGAGGGTCTTGTCCGTACTGTCAGCTTCACGTCGGGGACACAGAGTCCAGATGGAGGGTTGAATCTGTCTGGGAAGATGGTAAAACCTGGCACGGCTGACACGTAGCTCTGGCATTGCCGTCTAGTGCACGGGGGCACAGCGACTGGAGAAAAACATTCTGGCAAACTCAAAGCTACGTGCTACAAGTCTTGGGATGCTTTTACGAATCGCAACTACGAGACGTCCGAAGGACGCCAGTCTGTCAACGCATCTGAATCTAAATTATGATCCGCCAGCCTGGTACGCTTGCGCGATTCCAGGTGCCCGCGTCCCTACTTAGAGTAAGGAGCGCTAGGGCTGTGGGTTttcgtcctcgctctcgcggcctcACCACGCCGCGGGCGTGGGTACAGCCCGAGTAGACGAGGGAAAGAGACTTAAAGGACAGAGAGTTTCGAGGAAAAACAAATTGGAGATCTGACTTGGGTTACAGCCCATAGACGCAGAAAAATGCTAGAGTGGGTTTCGAACCTACACTCCGGGGCAGGGGCACTCCTGCGGCCCAGAGATCAGGTGGCTTGTGGTATGGTCCTTGGTCCAGTTGTGAAGTGCGCCGCCACCCTTTAAGTAGCAAACTTTGCTTTCGGTATCGAAGGTGAAGTAGACGCAGCCGTCTCGCGTCTTGCACCGGTGCTGGCAGTCTTGAACGTAGAGCAAATCGTCGGCATCAACGGCTTCCAAGTCGTGACCAGCGTAGTCCACGCCGATCTCGTAGCAGGGGGGAGGGTTGTGTAGGTAGAACGCGGGGTACATGAACGGActgcgagacagagaagcaAGTCGCAAGTCTCGGTCCATAGGGCAGAACTTGGAACCCGAAACAAGCGACTGCGTTGtttcgtcgtcgcggcgccacgcCTCCAGCGCTGTCGGCCCTTTCAGGTAGCAGTTGTTCCAGTTGGATACCCACGTCCAGAAGAAGCAGTTTTTGTCCTTGATACACAAGTCGCGGCAGTGCTCGGAGCTGACAATGTTCTTCGTCTCCACGCGGCGAATATCATGCCCGTAGTAGTCCGTCCCGATTTCCGTGCACAAGCCTGAAAGCACATAGTGGCAGAATTCCCCGCAGAATGTGTACCCTTCTGCTGTATTCTACACATTGACTCGAAAGACTGGAAAACCAAGGGCCCCCCGATGCCATGCACTGACGCACAGCTGTTCCAATGCGGAGGGGGGGTGCTGCTTTCGGCCGGCGCCATTGGCATCGCAGCGGTCTTACATGCAAAACAGAGTAGCCTTTTGCCCAAGCACGGTGTTTCCACAAGCGGTGTCTATCATGGGACACTTCCTGTAACGGCCACGGGTCCGCATGCTCACGGGCACAATCAAGTTGCACGTAGGGGTGCAACTTCGTCCAGCGGATGTCATTTTCCGGTGTCGCGGACTTACCGCAGCTCTTCATCCCCGAGATTTTTCCGATGGTTTCGAACGACCGGCGCCAGCCTTGAAGCGCATTGACACTCTTCACTTCACACGTCCGCGCATCCGCAGTCCACGTCCAGTAGCGGCAGCCTTCCACCTCGATGCAAAGGCGGTGGCAGTCGAGAGCGCTCACGACATTCGGAAGCGGATTTTTGGTGACTTCGTGTCCCTCGTAGGCGACGTCAACTTCGTAGCACCTCGGCGGGAATGGCATCATACACCAT is drawn from Besnoitia besnoiti strain Bb-Ger1 chromosome VI, whole genome shotgun sequence and contains these coding sequences:
- a CDS encoding PAN/Apple domain-containing protein (encoded by transcript BESB_067750), whose translation is MAHRRNPAWRRRAVCAAVALAGSALLWHPVESEAHIYSEGVELHRPDMDMTPYVGNNAEQQICYEPDVEYVDHTVLAIEGGHVPTPAQCQNLCVRYNECFHWTWESATRNCYLKDATALFSRQKNYDTRNKISGPKWCMMPFPPRCYEVDVAYEGHEVTKNPLPNVVSALDCHRLCIEVEGCRYWTWTADARTCEVKSVNALQGWRRSFETIGKISGMKSCGLCTEIGTDYYGHDIRRVETKNIVSSEHCRDLCIKDKNCFFWTWVSNWNNCYLKGPTALEAWRRDDETTQSLVSGSKFCPMDRDLRLASLSRSPFMYPAFYLHNPPPCYEIGVDYAGHDLEAVDADDLLYVQDCQHRCKTRDGCVYFTFDTESKVCYLKGGGALHNWTKDHTTSHLISGPQECPCPGV